A genomic window from Aestuariirhabdus litorea includes:
- the asd gene encoding aspartate-semialdehyde dehydrogenase, which yields MLKVGFVGWRGMVGSVLMERMAQEGDFTGIEPVFFTTSQVGQQGPDIGQPIPALKDASDINELAEMDVVLTCQGGDYTKSVYGPLRDSGWKGYWIDAASSLRMDAQSVIVLDPVNRALIDRALDAGGKTFVGGNCTVSLMLMALGGLFEADAVEWLTSQTYQAASGAGAQNMRELLNQMGALNGAVCAELATPSSAILEIDRKVTEAMRSAEFPAANFGVPLAGSLIPWIDSELDNGQSREEWKGQVETNKILGRDANPVAVDGNCVRIGSMRCHSQAFTIKLKRDLPLADIEAMLAAHNAWVKVIPNHREETIAGLTPTVTTGTLSVPVGRLRKLSMGPQYLSAFTVGDQLLWGAAEPLRRMLSILREL from the coding sequence ATGTTGAAAGTAGGGTTTGTCGGCTGGCGCGGCATGGTCGGGTCGGTATTGATGGAGCGCATGGCGCAAGAGGGTGATTTTACCGGAATCGAGCCGGTATTTTTCACCACCTCGCAAGTGGGTCAGCAGGGTCCCGATATTGGCCAGCCGATTCCGGCGCTTAAGGATGCTAGCGATATTAACGAGCTGGCTGAGATGGATGTGGTCTTGACCTGCCAGGGGGGAGATTACACCAAGTCGGTTTACGGACCCCTTAGGGATAGTGGCTGGAAGGGGTACTGGATCGATGCGGCCTCGTCTCTGCGGATGGATGCACAGAGCGTTATTGTGCTTGATCCGGTCAACCGGGCGCTGATTGATCGCGCACTGGACGCGGGCGGCAAGACCTTTGTGGGCGGCAACTGTACGGTCAGTTTGATGCTGATGGCGCTAGGCGGGCTGTTCGAAGCGGATGCGGTTGAGTGGCTTACCTCGCAAACCTATCAGGCCGCATCGGGGGCTGGCGCCCAGAACATGCGGGAGCTCCTGAACCAGATGGGGGCTCTGAATGGGGCGGTGTGCGCTGAATTGGCAACCCCCTCAAGCGCTATTTTGGAGATTGATCGCAAGGTAACTGAGGCCATGCGCTCGGCTGAATTTCCGGCGGCCAACTTTGGTGTTCCCCTGGCGGGCAGCTTGATCCCCTGGATCGATAGCGAGCTGGATAATGGCCAGAGCCGGGAGGAGTGGAAGGGGCAGGTGGAGACCAACAAGATTTTGGGTCGCGATGCCAACCCGGTGGCGGTCGATGGCAACTGTGTGCGGATCGGTTCGATGCGCTGCCACAGCCAGGCGTTTACCATCAAGCTAAAACGGGATCTGCCGCTGGCCGATATTGAGGCGATGCTCGCAGCGCACAATGCCTGGGTCAAGGTGATTCCAAACCACCGGGAGGAGACCATCGCAGGGCTCACACCTACCGTCACTACCGGGACCTTGAGTGTGCCGGTGGGAAGGCTGCGCAAGCTGAGTATGGGGCCGCAGTACCTGTCTGCTTTCACGGTGGGTGACCAGCTGCTTTGGGGAGCGGCGGAGCCATTGCGGCGTATGCTGTCGATTCTTCGTGAGTTGTAA
- a CDS encoding SixA phosphatase family protein — protein MKQLLILRHAKSSWSHPELSDFDRPLNARGQRTAPKMAALVHEHFPDLSLILSSPARRAKETAQAVARRFGGQPHLELEPDLYHADALQIRHCLAGCDERHPCVMLVGHNPGLEECISELDGDFCDPLPTAGLVVLECAIEQWRELGDEDSGRGSVHVTALYLPRQQFPDL, from the coding sequence ATGAAGCAGCTACTGATCCTGCGGCACGCCAAGTCCAGCTGGAGTCACCCGGAACTGAGCGATTTCGATCGCCCCCTCAACGCTCGCGGCCAACGCACCGCGCCGAAGATGGCGGCACTGGTCCACGAGCACTTCCCGGACCTCAGCCTGATCCTCAGCAGCCCTGCGCGCCGCGCGAAGGAGACCGCGCAAGCGGTAGCGAGGCGCTTCGGTGGCCAGCCCCACCTGGAGCTGGAGCCGGACCTCTACCACGCAGATGCTCTGCAGATACGCCATTGCCTGGCGGGCTGTGACGAGCGCCACCCGTGCGTGATGCTGGTGGGTCATAATCCGGGGCTGGAGGAGTGTATCAGCGAGCTGGATGGGGATTTCTGCGACCCCCTACCCACCGCCGGATTGGTGGTGCTCGAGTGCGCCATTGAGCAGTGGCGTGAGCTGGGCGATGAGGACTCGGGGCGAGGCTCGGTTCATGTAACGGCGCTCTATTTGCCCCGACAGCAGTTTCCCGATTTGTAG
- a CDS encoding LysR family transcriptional regulator, with product METSALHAFVAVAECGSFSLAGERLHLTQPAISKRIASLESQLNTRLFDRIGRQVGLTESGSTLLPKAYAILAELADAKRQINNLKGDVSGSLSISTSHHIGLHRLPPVLRQFSRQHPQVALDIHFVDSEVAYDEVIHGQIELGIITLAPEQRQREFIHSARVWRDPLCFVVSREHPLAQASPLSLAELSRYSAIFPGPNTFTHHIVKGLFTAHKLELRVSMATNYLETIKMMVSIGLAWSVLPRSMLDHELAELEVRGAALERDLGYIHHTGRTLSNAAQAFIDTLHAHQENG from the coding sequence ATGGAAACCAGCGCCCTGCACGCCTTCGTAGCCGTGGCCGAATGCGGCTCCTTCTCCCTGGCCGGAGAGCGGCTGCACCTGACCCAACCGGCCATTAGCAAGCGTATTGCCTCCCTCGAGTCGCAGCTCAACACGCGGCTCTTTGATCGTATTGGTCGCCAGGTTGGCCTGACCGAGTCCGGCAGCACCCTGCTTCCCAAAGCCTACGCGATCCTGGCCGAACTGGCGGACGCCAAACGCCAGATCAACAACCTCAAGGGTGATGTCAGCGGCTCCCTGTCGATCTCCACCAGCCACCATATAGGCCTGCACCGTCTCCCCCCCGTGCTGCGCCAATTCAGCCGCCAACACCCCCAGGTCGCGCTCGACATCCACTTCGTCGACTCGGAGGTGGCCTACGACGAGGTGATCCATGGCCAGATTGAGCTGGGCATCATCACCCTGGCCCCCGAACAGCGGCAGAGGGAGTTTATCCATTCGGCGCGGGTATGGCGTGACCCTCTCTGCTTCGTGGTCTCCCGTGAGCACCCCCTGGCCCAGGCCAGCCCCCTGAGCCTGGCCGAGCTCAGCCGCTACAGTGCCATCTTTCCGGGTCCGAACACCTTTACCCATCACATCGTGAAGGGGCTGTTCACTGCCCATAAGCTTGAGCTTCGGGTCTCCATGGCCACCAACTATCTTGAGACCATCAAGATGATGGTCTCCATTGGCCTGGCCTGGAGCGTGCTCCCCCGCTCCATGCTTGATCACGAACTGGCGGAACTGGAGGTACGGGGAGCAGCGCTGGAGCGGGATCTGGGCTATATCCACCATACCGGGCGCACACTCTCCAACGCCGCCCAGGCCTTTATCGACACCCTCCACGCTCACCAGGAGAACGGATAA
- a CDS encoding MFS transporter, with product MQRSADTQGVSLSLFYFFYFAIIGVQAPYWAPYLKSLSFGAAEIGQLMAVLMVTKVFAPSIWGWIGDHYGGRMRLVRLGSLATLLIFAVVPFLRDFWPLALTIAAYSFFWNAVLPQFEVITLSRLGDQPHYYSRIRLWGSIGFTLMVLVVGVLVGEWGIASVPWFMALAMLGMLLVSLWVEERPVAVAQEETRGFRALLLRPDVLSFFIASALMQVGHGPYYTFFSIYMADQGHSSAIIGMLWALGVVAEIVLFWFMHRLMPRVGVKWLLLSALLLAALRWALLGLYPDNFTLVVLTQLLHAATFGSFHSASIEYVRQSFGHAHAGQGQAFYSGISFGGGAALGALLSGYGWEWYGGGWTFIGASVVSLLAALLVWRCVGLCHYKSGNCCRGK from the coding sequence ATGCAACGAAGCGCTGACACCCAGGGCGTCAGCCTTTCGCTGTTCTATTTTTTCTATTTTGCCATCATCGGAGTCCAGGCCCCCTACTGGGCTCCCTACCTTAAGAGCCTCTCCTTCGGGGCCGCTGAAATCGGCCAGTTGATGGCGGTGCTGATGGTCACCAAGGTGTTCGCCCCCAGTATATGGGGCTGGATAGGGGACCATTATGGGGGGCGCATGCGCCTGGTGCGCCTCGGTTCGCTGGCGACCCTGCTGATCTTCGCGGTGGTTCCCTTCTTGCGCGATTTCTGGCCACTGGCACTGACCATCGCCGCCTACAGCTTTTTCTGGAATGCCGTCCTGCCCCAGTTTGAGGTGATTACCCTCTCCCGTCTGGGGGATCAGCCCCACTATTACAGTCGTATTCGCCTGTGGGGCTCCATTGGTTTTACCCTGATGGTACTGGTGGTCGGCGTGCTGGTGGGGGAGTGGGGAATCGCCTCGGTTCCCTGGTTCATGGCCCTGGCGATGTTGGGGATGCTGCTGGTATCGCTGTGGGTGGAGGAGCGGCCGGTAGCGGTTGCCCAGGAGGAAACCCGGGGCTTCAGGGCGCTGCTGCTGCGTCCCGACGTACTCAGCTTTTTTATCGCCTCGGCCCTGATGCAGGTGGGACATGGCCCCTACTACACCTTTTTCAGCATCTATATGGCGGATCAGGGTCATAGCAGCGCCATTATCGGTATGCTCTGGGCGCTGGGGGTGGTTGCCGAGATCGTACTGTTTTGGTTTATGCACCGCTTGATGCCCCGGGTCGGGGTCAAGTGGCTGCTGTTGTCGGCTCTGTTGCTGGCGGCGCTGCGCTGGGCGTTGCTGGGTCTCTATCCCGATAACTTCACCCTGGTGGTGCTTACCCAGCTGCTGCACGCCGCTACCTTTGGCAGTTTTCACTCGGCGTCAATCGAGTATGTCCGCCAGAGCTTTGGTCACGCCCACGCCGGCCAGGGACAGGCATTTTATAGTGGCATCAGCTTTGGCGGTGGCGCGGCGCTGGGGGCGTTGCTTTCGGGGTATGGGTGGGAGTGGTATGGCGGGGGCTGGACCTTTATCGGAGCCTCTGTAGTCAGCCTGCTGGCAGCGCTACTGGTGTGGCGCTGCGTGGGGTTATGCCACTACAAATCGGGAAACTGCTGTCGGGGCAAATAG
- the aroC gene encoding chorismate synthase, protein MSGNSFGKLFTITTFGESHGPGLGCIVDGCPPGIELNEEMLQIDLDRRKPGTSRHTTQRREADQVKIMSGVFEGKTTGTPIGLLIENTDQRSKDYSNIAQQFRPGHADYAYTQKYGFRDYRGGGRSSARETAMRVAAGGIAKRFLASKGVEVRGYLSQLGPISIERVEWDEVNRNPFFCPDPDKVPEMEQYMDRLRKEGNSIGARLTVTATGLPPGLGEPIFDRLDADVAHALMSINAVKGVEIGAGFDCVGQKGTEHRDEMTPEGFLSNHAGGVLGGISTGQEIVAHIALKPTSSLHLPGRSIDLEGNPIEVITKGRHDPCVGIRATPIAEAMLAIVLMDHWLRHRAQNGEVHCDTPVIAAKAPGH, encoded by the coding sequence ATGTCTGGAAACAGTTTTGGAAAGTTGTTCACCATCACTACCTTTGGTGAATCCCACGGTCCCGGATTGGGTTGTATCGTCGATGGCTGCCCTCCGGGGATCGAGCTCAACGAGGAAATGCTGCAGATCGACCTGGATCGGCGTAAACCGGGAACCTCCCGTCATACCACGCAGCGACGTGAAGCCGATCAGGTAAAGATCATGTCCGGTGTGTTCGAGGGCAAGACCACGGGCACCCCCATCGGGCTTCTGATCGAAAATACCGACCAGCGCTCCAAGGACTACAGCAATATCGCCCAACAGTTCCGTCCGGGCCATGCCGACTATGCCTATACCCAGAAATATGGCTTCCGCGACTACCGCGGCGGCGGGCGCTCATCGGCCCGTGAGACCGCCATGCGGGTAGCGGCGGGGGGGATTGCCAAACGTTTTCTCGCCAGCAAGGGGGTTGAGGTGCGGGGCTACCTGTCACAGCTGGGCCCGATTAGCATCGAGCGGGTGGAGTGGGATGAGGTCAACCGTAACCCCTTCTTCTGTCCCGACCCCGACAAGGTGCCTGAGATGGAGCAGTACATGGACCGCCTGCGCAAAGAGGGCAACTCCATCGGTGCCCGCTTGACGGTCACCGCCACCGGCTTGCCGCCCGGGCTCGGTGAGCCGATCTTTGATCGGCTCGATGCCGACGTTGCCCATGCGCTGATGAGTATCAACGCCGTCAAGGGGGTGGAGATCGGGGCCGGGTTTGATTGCGTCGGGCAAAAGGGCACCGAGCATCGTGATGAGATGACTCCGGAGGGCTTTCTTTCCAACCACGCCGGCGGCGTACTGGGGGGGATCTCGACGGGTCAGGAGATCGTTGCCCATATCGCCCTTAAGCCCACCTCCAGCCTGCACCTGCCCGGGCGCAGTATCGACCTGGAGGGTAACCCCATTGAGGTGATCACCAAGGGGCGTCACGACCCCTGTGTCGGCATACGGGCAACCCCGATCGCTGAAGCAATGCTGGCGATAGTACTGATGGATCACTGGCTGCGGCATCGGGCCCAGAATGGAGAGGTGCATTGCGATACCCCGGTGATTGCCGCCAAGGCGCCCGGACACTAA
- the folE gene encoding GTP cyclohydrolase I FolE — protein MEKSFANIISSIGEDLSRPGLVDTPARAAKAFAFLNRGYQQSLDEVVNDALFPSDNDEMVIVKDIELYSLCEHHLLPFIGRCHVAYLPSGKVLGLSKVARIVDMFARRLQIQENLTKQIADTIQQVTGASGVGVIIEAQHMCMMMRGVEKQNSSMKTSVMLGHFRSKAHTRAEFLSLIRD, from the coding sequence ATGGAAAAGTCGTTCGCCAACATCATCAGCTCCATCGGTGAGGACCTGAGTCGCCCAGGCCTGGTTGACACCCCTGCCCGTGCCGCCAAGGCGTTTGCGTTCCTCAACCGGGGATACCAGCAAAGCCTTGATGAGGTGGTCAACGATGCCCTCTTCCCTTCAGACAATGACGAGATGGTGATCGTAAAGGATATCGAGCTCTACTCACTCTGCGAGCACCACCTGCTGCCCTTTATTGGCCGCTGCCATGTCGCTTACCTGCCCTCGGGAAAGGTGCTGGGACTCTCCAAGGTTGCCCGCATTGTGGATATGTTTGCACGCCGCCTGCAGATTCAGGAGAACCTGACCAAACAGATCGCCGACACCATTCAGCAGGTCACCGGCGCCTCCGGGGTTGGCGTTATCATCGAAGCCCAGCATATGTGCATGATGATGCGAGGCGTGGAGAAACAGAACTCCTCCATGAAAACGTCAGTGATGCTGGGACATTTCCGCAGCAAGGCCCATACCCGCGCCGAGTTTCTCTCGCTGATTCGGGACTGA
- the leuD gene encoding 3-isopropylmalate dehydratase small subunit codes for MRKFTQLTGTVAPLDRANVDTDMIIPKQFLKSIKRSGFGPNLFDELRYLDEGQPDQDCAGRPLNPDFVLNQPRYQGASVLLARQNFGCGSSREHAPWALDDYGFRCVIAPSFADIFYNNCFKNGILPITLLDEVVDQLFVETEANEGYQLQIDLERELIIKPSGEEISFAVDAFRRHCLLNGLDEIGLTLQDADAIRRFEKKHQKKNPWLFGAIQ; via the coding sequence ATGAGAAAGTTTACCCAGTTAACCGGTACCGTGGCGCCGCTGGATCGTGCCAATGTGGATACCGATATGATTATCCCCAAGCAGTTCCTGAAATCGATCAAGCGCAGTGGCTTTGGTCCCAACCTGTTCGATGAGCTGCGTTACCTGGATGAGGGGCAGCCTGACCAGGACTGCGCGGGGCGCCCGCTAAACCCGGATTTCGTACTGAATCAGCCGCGCTACCAGGGGGCCTCGGTGCTGCTGGCGCGGCAAAACTTCGGGTGTGGGTCCAGTCGTGAGCACGCCCCCTGGGCGCTCGATGATTACGGTTTCCGGTGTGTTATCGCCCCGAGCTTTGCGGACATCTTCTACAACAACTGCTTCAAGAACGGTATTTTGCCGATCACTTTGCTTGATGAGGTGGTGGATCAGCTGTTTGTTGAGACCGAAGCCAACGAGGGCTACCAGCTGCAGATCGACCTCGAGCGTGAGCTGATTATCAAGCCCAGTGGCGAGGAGATCTCCTTCGCGGTCGACGCCTTCCGTCGCCACTGTTTGCTGAATGGCCTTGATGAGATCGGTTTGACCTTGCAGGATGCCGATGCGATTCGCCGTTTTGAAAAGAAACACCAGAAAAAGAATCCCTGGCTGTTTGGGGCGATTCAATAG
- the leuC gene encoding 3-isopropylmalate dehydratase large subunit — protein sequence MAGKTLYDKLWDAHLVKQRDDGSALIYIDRQLLHEVTSPQAFEGLRLAGRAPWRLDANLATPDHNVPTTQEERKVGIEGILDSVSRIQVQTLDDNCQHFGVQEFRMNDRRQGIVHVVGPEQGATLPGMTVVCGDSHTSTHGAFGALAHGIGTSEVEHVLATQCLVAKKMQNMLVRVDGELGAGVTAKDVVLAIIGAIGTAGGTGYAVEFGGDAIRSLSMEGRMTVCNMAIEAGARAGMVAVDQTTIDYVKGRPYAPKDDDWSKAVKSWEQLVSDEDAEFDRVVVLKGEEIKPQVTWGTSPEMVVAVDGAVPDPAKEKDETRRLGITRALEYMGLKAGQKITEIKLDRVFIGSCTNSRIEDLRAAAKVVKGRKVASTLKQVLVVPGSGLVKEQAELEGLDKIFTDAGMEWREPGCSMCLAMNADKLGAGEHCASTSNRNFEGRQGFGGRTHLVSPSMAAAAAIMGHFVDVRELA from the coding sequence ATGGCTGGAAAAACCCTTTACGATAAGTTGTGGGATGCGCATCTGGTTAAACAGCGCGATGACGGATCGGCGCTGATCTATATCGACCGACAGTTACTGCATGAGGTGACCTCGCCCCAGGCATTTGAGGGGCTACGCCTGGCTGGACGGGCGCCGTGGCGGCTAGACGCCAACCTGGCGACGCCGGACCATAACGTTCCCACCACCCAGGAGGAGCGTAAGGTCGGAATCGAAGGGATCCTCGACAGTGTCTCCCGTATCCAGGTTCAGACCCTGGATGACAACTGCCAGCACTTTGGGGTGCAGGAGTTTCGCATGAACGATCGTCGTCAGGGGATCGTGCACGTGGTGGGTCCTGAGCAGGGGGCCACCTTGCCGGGAATGACCGTTGTCTGCGGCGACTCCCACACCTCCACCCACGGTGCCTTTGGTGCCCTGGCCCACGGCATAGGCACTTCAGAGGTGGAGCATGTGCTGGCCACCCAGTGCCTGGTCGCCAAAAAGATGCAAAACATGCTGGTGCGGGTCGATGGTGAGCTGGGTGCAGGGGTTACCGCAAAGGACGTTGTGCTGGCCATTATCGGTGCGATTGGTACCGCAGGGGGAACCGGCTACGCGGTGGAGTTCGGCGGTGATGCGATCCGCTCCCTGAGCATGGAGGGGCGCATGACGGTCTGCAATATGGCGATTGAAGCCGGTGCCCGTGCGGGCATGGTGGCGGTTGACCAAACCACCATTGACTACGTGAAGGGTCGTCCCTACGCCCCTAAGGATGATGACTGGAGCAAGGCGGTAAAGTCTTGGGAGCAGTTGGTGTCCGATGAGGACGCGGAGTTTGATCGGGTGGTGGTCCTCAAGGGGGAGGAGATCAAGCCTCAGGTGACCTGGGGAACCTCGCCTGAGATGGTGGTCGCCGTTGATGGTGCGGTACCGGACCCCGCCAAAGAGAAAGATGAGACGCGCCGCTTGGGTATTACCCGGGCGCTCGAGTACATGGGGCTGAAGGCGGGGCAGAAGATCACCGAGATCAAGCTCGACCGGGTGTTTATCGGTTCCTGCACCAACTCACGTATTGAAGACTTGCGGGCGGCTGCGAAGGTGGTGAAGGGGCGTAAGGTCGCGTCCACCCTGAAGCAGGTGCTGGTGGTGCCCGGTTCTGGCCTGGTGAAGGAGCAGGCGGAGCTGGAGGGGTTGGACAAGATCTTTACCGACGCGGGCATGGAGTGGCGTGAGCCGGGTTGCTCCATGTGCCTGGCCATGAACGCTGACAAGCTGGGGGCCGGAGAGCACTGTGCCTCCACCTCCAACCGTAACTTCGAGGGGCGGCAAGGCTTCGGCGGGCGCACCCACCTGGTGAGTCCGTCCATGGCCGCAGCGGCTGCCATCATGGGGCATTTCGTGGATGTCCGCGAGCTGGCTTGA
- the leuB gene encoding 3-isopropylmalate dehydrogenase, with the protein MTKHILILPGDGIGPEITAEALKVLECVKARFGLAVEFDQALVGGSAIDAHGVPLPDETLDKARGADAILLGAVGGPKWDSLDMAIRPEKGLLGLRSGLQLFGNLRPAILYPQLAAASTLKPEVVSGLDILIVRELTGGIYFGQPRGVRTLENGERQGYNTYVYSESEIRRIGKVAFEAARKRGGKLCSVDKANVLEVTVLWREIMQEMAKDYPDVELSHMYVDNAAMQLVRAPKQFDVMVTGNMFGDILSDAAAMLTGSIGMLPSASLDENGKGMYEPCHGSAPDIAGQGIANPLATILSAAMMLRYSLAENEAADAIEAAVSRVLDQGLRTADIQSEGCQRVSTREMGDAVVAALA; encoded by the coding sequence ATGACAAAGCATATTCTGATTTTGCCCGGTGATGGTATCGGGCCCGAGATTACCGCCGAAGCCCTCAAGGTGCTGGAGTGTGTGAAGGCGAGGTTTGGGCTGGCCGTTGAGTTTGACCAGGCGCTGGTGGGTGGTAGTGCCATCGACGCCCACGGTGTGCCATTGCCCGATGAAACCCTGGACAAGGCCCGCGGAGCGGATGCCATTTTGCTGGGTGCGGTTGGGGGGCCCAAGTGGGATAGCCTGGATATGGCGATACGCCCTGAAAAGGGGCTGCTGGGGCTGCGCTCCGGCCTGCAGCTGTTTGGCAACCTGCGTCCTGCCATTCTGTATCCGCAGCTGGCGGCCGCCTCGACCCTGAAGCCGGAAGTGGTGTCCGGGCTGGATATCCTGATTGTGCGTGAGCTGACCGGGGGGATCTACTTTGGCCAGCCCCGTGGTGTGCGCACCCTCGAGAATGGCGAACGCCAGGGCTACAACACCTATGTCTACTCGGAGTCGGAGATTCGGCGCATCGGCAAGGTGGCCTTCGAGGCGGCTCGTAAGCGTGGCGGCAAACTGTGCTCGGTCGACAAGGCCAATGTGCTTGAGGTGACCGTGCTCTGGCGTGAAATCATGCAGGAGATGGCGAAGGATTACCCCGATGTCGAGTTGAGCCATATGTACGTCGATAATGCGGCCATGCAGCTGGTGCGGGCGCCCAAGCAGTTCGATGTGATGGTCACGGGCAACATGTTTGGCGACATTCTCTCGGATGCTGCGGCCATGCTGACCGGTTCGATCGGTATGCTGCCATCGGCCTCGCTCGATGAAAACGGCAAGGGCATGTACGAGCCCTGCCATGGATCGGCTCCCGATATTGCCGGGCAGGGGATTGCCAATCCGCTGGCGACCATTTTGTCGGCTGCCATGATGCTGCGCTACTCATTGGCCGAGAATGAGGCGGCAGATGCCATTGAAGCGGCGGTAAGCCGGGTGTTGGATCAGGGGCTGCGTACTGCGGATATCCAGTCAGAGGGGTGTCAGCGGGTATCAACCCGAGAGATGGGCGATGCGGTAGTGGCCGCATTGGCCTGA
- a CDS encoding patatin-like phospholipase family protein, with translation MKTVSLVLGSGGARGYAHIGVIDELLARGYRINCIAGCSMGALVGGVYAAGKLNQFRGWINNLGYLDILRLADVSFSAQGALRGERIFDILDEMIGELNIEDLSLPYTAVATDLIAQQELWFQRGSLRKAIRASIAIPTLFTPVVDGNRLLVDGGLLNPLPIAPVVSAHSDLIIAVNLAGEPGRYRLPKVERTRTDARRTQLFSRWLERITRRSLVEAGQMEAGAERTVTGRARSSMMDIINQSFETMQSSLTQFKMAGYPPDLLISIPKDICRFYEFHLGPELIRMGQMIASDALDRYETAGNSLPTHELDDGRAG, from the coding sequence ATGAAAACCGTATCCTTGGTGTTGGGCAGTGGCGGCGCTCGCGGCTATGCCCACATTGGTGTGATCGATGAGCTGCTGGCCCGGGGGTATCGCATCAATTGCATAGCGGGATGCTCAATGGGTGCCCTTGTGGGCGGTGTTTATGCGGCCGGTAAACTCAATCAGTTCAGGGGCTGGATCAACAACCTGGGTTACCTCGACATTCTGCGCCTTGCCGATGTGAGCTTTAGCGCCCAGGGGGCTCTGCGTGGAGAGCGCATCTTCGATATCCTCGATGAGATGATCGGTGAGTTGAATATTGAAGACCTTAGCCTCCCCTACACCGCGGTTGCCACCGACCTGATTGCCCAGCAGGAGCTGTGGTTTCAGCGAGGATCTCTGCGTAAGGCGATTCGGGCATCCATTGCTATACCGACCCTCTTCACCCCGGTAGTGGATGGCAATCGGTTACTGGTGGACGGTGGTCTGCTCAATCCGCTGCCGATCGCCCCGGTGGTTTCTGCTCACTCGGACCTTATTATTGCCGTCAACCTTGCGGGAGAACCGGGGCGATACCGGTTGCCCAAGGTTGAGCGCACGCGCACCGATGCCCGGCGTACCCAACTGTTTTCAAGGTGGTTAGAGCGTATTACCCGCCGCTCATTGGTTGAGGCGGGGCAGATGGAGGCCGGCGCCGAGCGCACAGTCACGGGCCGGGCTCGCAGCAGTATGATGGATATCATCAACCAGTCGTTTGAAACGATGCAGAGCTCTCTGACCCAGTTCAAGATGGCGGGTTATCCACCGGATCTGCTGATCTCCATTCCCAAGGATATCTGCCGCTTCTATGAGTTTCACCTGGGGCCCGAATTGATACGGATGGGGCAGATGATCGCCAGCGATGCCCTGGACCGCTATGAGACGGCGGGTAATTCGCTGCCCACCCACGAGTTGGATGACGGCCGCGCAGGCTGA
- the prmB gene encoding 50S ribosomal protein L3 N(5)-glutamine methyltransferase: protein MNHPSTPHGLTTIADYIRWAYSRFNQAELFYGHGTDNGWDEAMQLVLQSLHLPWDFDRAQWGCHLTREEQELLQHQIERRVDERIPLPYLLNKAWFCALPFYVDERVLVPRSPIAEMIAQGFQPWLGEVEVTRILDLCTGSGCIGIAAAYAFPDAEVDLADLSEEALQVAMINVDNHALVGRVDCVQSDLFEHLEGRRYELIVSNPPYVDAEDMGDMPDEFHHEPELGLAAGMDGLDLAWRILAEAADHLAEQGLLVMEVGNSWVALQEAVPEVDFTWIEFAHGGDGVLVLSAEQCRTHQQRFAEFASTRQGDSH from the coding sequence TTGAACCATCCCTCTACCCCCCATGGGCTGACCACCATCGCCGATTATATCCGTTGGGCTTACAGCCGCTTCAACCAGGCGGAGCTGTTTTATGGTCACGGTACCGACAACGGTTGGGATGAGGCGATGCAGTTGGTATTGCAGAGTTTACACCTGCCCTGGGACTTTGATCGCGCCCAGTGGGGTTGCCACCTGACCCGGGAGGAGCAGGAGCTTCTGCAGCACCAGATTGAGCGCCGGGTTGATGAGCGAATCCCGCTGCCCTATCTGCTCAACAAGGCCTGGTTTTGTGCTCTGCCGTTCTACGTAGACGAGCGGGTGCTGGTACCGAGATCCCCCATCGCCGAGATGATCGCCCAGGGTTTCCAGCCCTGGTTGGGAGAGGTGGAGGTAACCCGTATCCTCGATTTGTGCACGGGCAGTGGCTGCATCGGTATTGCCGCGGCCTATGCGTTTCCCGACGCCGAAGTGGATCTGGCGGACCTCTCCGAAGAGGCGCTGCAGGTGGCCATGATCAATGTGGATAATCACGCACTGGTGGGTCGTGTCGACTGTGTGCAGAGCGATCTGTTTGAGCACCTCGAAGGGCGGCGCTATGAGCTGATCGTCAGCAATCCGCCCTATGTGGACGCGGAGGACATGGGCGATATGCCCGACGAGTTTCACCACGAGCCCGAGCTGGGGCTGGCGGCGGGTATGGATGGGTTGGACCTGGCCTGGCGTATCCTGGCCGAGGCTGCCGACCATCTGGCGGAGCAGGGGCTGCTGGTGATGGAGGTGGGCAACAGCTGGGTGGCGTTGCAGGAGGCGGTACCCGAAGTGGACTTTACCTGGATTGAGTTCGCCCATGGTGGCGATGGGGTGCTGGTGCTCAGCGCAGAGCAGTGTCGTACCCACCAGCAACGGTTTGCCGAGTTTGCCAGCACGCGCCAGGGGGATTCACATTAG